A section of the Campylobacter lanienae NCTC 13004 genome encodes:
- a CDS encoding DEAD/DEAH box helicase family protein — MGKLYEEIIAEYGKMPLRDMEIPNHIRDNISKELREYQIDAIKYYLANKQTLNKNHLMFNMATGSGKTLVMAALMLDCYKNGYRNFVFFVNSTAILEKTKANFCDIFSSKYLFANEINIDGKRVEIRAISNFGESDENAINIYFSTIQGLFSLFKDEKENSLTLKDLQNYEIVFLADEAHHLNSETKNKLNSSEQDNKDGWESIINKAFNSHANNLMLEFSATIPNDRKVLAKYEDKIVYEYALREFCLDGYSKRIFLVKYDNTELKARLLGACLLSAYRELLARENNIELKPIVLFKSESINLSKENQKLFNETLQELNSDDISEFYNNVGKDDELFKYSLEFFKNKFGKSYTNILENHIKESFKEIYQINANDEKEIKDYQIKLNTLEDKDNTIRAIFAVDKLNEGWDVLNLFDIVRLGSAVVKNSSKTTTKEAQLIGRGARYYPFGKGEERYKRKYDDKQFSELTMLERLSYHALNDVEYIQKIRNELKEQGLMDKDKGITELKPSQKAKEITDKNEIFYVSNEKIFLDKISLFNKENFETVLESIKIPYIGHKISNNEEKFDLVEEINTSSQKYFKIGDKIEYKIFAKAMNILQIDINKLKIYDESLKSKVEFYSDIIAPLNLVFNKNQDFTDPKIRLEIAKYILNCYKDELNTESKNFEITEFKAQKLASIGSRKIVKNVEYNENNEPIFKNIENSPYEWLYYDKFSTDSNLEREFLDFIEANKERIDRNFSEWIIMRNEGFEEFKIYDNRVSEPTYGEGFEPDFIFFGKPKEHTSTDHLSTQIIIESKGDVYYQKDKWKEDFILNEGILNKKVFKATKDFDGQIGLKVYALPFFLDENKDKDKNKEFKRQFDEFFKI, encoded by the coding sequence ATGGGTAAATTATATGAAGAGATAATCGCCGAATATGGCAAAATGCCCTTAAGAGATATGGAAATCCCAAATCATATAAGAGATAATATCAGTAAAGAGCTAAGAGAGTATCAAATAGATGCTATAAAATACTACCTAGCAAACAAACAAACGCTAAATAAAAATCATCTAATGTTTAATATGGCTACAGGCAGCGGCAAAACGCTTGTAATGGCGGCTTTAATGCTTGATTGCTATAAAAATGGATATAGAAATTTTGTCTTTTTTGTCAATAGCACGGCGATTTTAGAAAAGACAAAAGCGAATTTTTGTGATATTTTCTCATCAAAATATCTATTTGCTAATGAGATAAATATAGATGGCAAAAGAGTAGAGATAAGGGCGATTAGCAACTTTGGTGAGAGTGATGAAAATGCTATAAATATCTATTTTAGCACTATTCAAGGACTTTTTAGCCTTTTTAAAGATGAGAAGGAAAACTCTTTAACTCTTAAAGATTTACAAAATTATGAGATTGTATTTTTAGCTGATGAGGCTCACCACTTAAATAGTGAAACCAAAAATAAGCTAAATTCAAGCGAACAAGATAACAAAGATGGCTGGGAGAGCATAATAAACAAAGCTTTTAATAGCCACGCAAATAACCTAATGCTAGAATTTAGCGCTACGATACCAAATGATAGAAAAGTCTTAGCAAAATATGAAGATAAGATTGTTTATGAGTATGCTTTAAGGGAGTTTTGCCTAGATGGATACTCAAAGAGAATTTTTCTAGTCAAATATGATAATACCGAGCTAAAAGCAAGGCTTTTGGGGGCTTGCTTGCTTAGTGCTTATAGGGAGCTTTTGGCAAGGGAAAATAATATAGAGCTAAAGCCAATAGTGCTATTTAAAAGCGAAAGTATAAATCTCTCAAAAGAGAATCAAAAGCTATTTAATGAGACACTTCAAGAGTTAAATAGTGATGATATAAGCGAATTTTATAATAATGTGGGTAAAGATGATGAGCTGTTTAAATATAGCTTGGAGTTTTTTAAAAATAAATTTGGAAAAAGCTATACAAATATCTTAGAAAATCATATAAAAGAGTCATTTAAAGAGATTTATCAAATAAACGCAAATGATGAAAAGGAGATAAAAGATTATCAAATCAAGCTAAACACTCTTGAAGATAAAGATAACACTATAAGAGCGATTTTTGCTGTAGATAAGCTAAATGAGGGCTGGGATGTGCTAAATCTCTTTGATATAGTGCGTTTAGGCTCAGCCGTAGTCAAAAATAGCTCAAAAACAACCACTAAAGAAGCCCAGCTAATAGGTCGTGGGGCTAGATACTATCCCTTTGGAAAAGGCGAAGAGAGATATAAACGAAAATATGATGATAAGCAATTTAGCGAGCTTACAATGCTAGAACGCCTTAGCTATCACGCTTTAAATGATGTAGAGTATATCCAAAAGATAAGAAATGAGCTAAAAGAACAAGGCCTAATGGACAAAGACAAGGGCATTACAGAGCTAAAACCTAGCCAAAAAGCCAAAGAAATCACAGATAAAAATGAAATTTTTTATGTGAGTAATGAGAAAATATTTTTAGATAAAATCTCTCTTTTTAACAAAGAGAATTTCGAAACAGTCCTAGAGTCCATCAAAATACCATATATAGGGCATAAAATTAGCAATAACGAAGAGAAATTTGATCTTGTTGAAGAGATAAACACAAGCTCTCAAAAATACTTTAAAATAGGTGATAAAATCGAATACAAAATCTTTGCTAAGGCTATGAATATCTTACAAATAGATATAAATAAGCTAAAAATCTATGATGAGAGCTTAAAAAGCAAAGTTGAATTTTACAGCGATATCATCGCACCGCTAAATTTGGTATTTAATAAAAATCAAGATTTTACAGACCCAAAAATACGGCTAGAAATTGCCAAATATATCCTTAATTGCTACAAAGATGAACTAAATACAGAGAGCAAAAACTTTGAAATAACTGAATTTAAAGCTCAAAAATTAGCTAGTATCGGCAGTAGAAAAATAGTCAAAAATGTGGAGTATAATGAAAATAATGAGCCAATTTTTAAAAATATAGAAAATAGCCCCTATGAGTGGCTTTACTATGATAAATTCTCTACTGATAGCAATCTGGAAAGAGAGTTTTTAGACTTTATAGAAGCCAATAAAGAGAGAATTGATAGAAATTTCAGCGAGTGGATAATTATGCGAAATGAGGGCTTTGAGGAGTTTAAAATTTATGATAATAGAGTGAGTGAGCCTACTTATGGCGAGGGTTTTGAGCCTGATTTTATATTTTTTGGTAAGCCAAAAGAGCATACAAGCACAGACCATCTATCAACGCAAATAATAATAGAAAGCAAAGGCGATGTGTATTATCAAAAAGATAAATGGAAAGAAGATTTTATCTTAAATGAGGGTATTTTAAACAAAAAAGTATTTAAAGCTACAAAAGATTTTGATGGGCAAATAGGGCTTAAAGTCTATGCTTTGCCATTTTTCCTTGATGAGAATAAAGATAAGGATAAAAATAAAGAATTCAAAAGGCAATTTGATGAATTTTTTAAAATTTAA
- a CDS encoding site-specific DNA-methyltransferase — protein MDPPYNTGSDSFNYNDRFNHSTYLTFMKNRLEIARELLRDDGVIFVQCDDNEQAYLKVLMDEIFGRENFVNCIAVQVKSSAGFKVVNKGVMEVMEYILFYAKNKSMFSENKVFKNVPYDDNYNLFVENINDEISEWKIAKLTDKFPLKDLNSISKQLNIKPKELQNLIFSKFALEHLNQVFRYTAINDDAGQETIDARNKSILDNKIYIVETSKGKRYIHKGNQIFFYSSKVKNINNQMVPAEQISNIWTDIRWEGIAREGQITLKKGKKPEALIKRIIEISTNENDLVLDFFAGSGTTLAVAHKMKRRYIGIEQMEYIESITKERLKKVIEGEQGGISKAVSWSGGGNLIYCELASLNAKFIEKIENSSDENELNQIYENLQKLAFIDYRVDIQNDLKDDEFSNLDFINKKRILKKCLDRNMDYIPYADMNDSEYKIDERAKKLNKIFYGENDG, from the coding sequence ATAGACCCACCTTATAACACCGGTAGTGATAGCTTTAATTATAATGATAGATTTAATCACAGCACTTATCTAACCTTTATGAAAAATCGCCTAGAAATCGCAAGAGAGCTTTTAAGAGATGATGGGGTTATATTTGTCCAATGCGATGATAACGAACAAGCGTATTTAAAAGTGCTTATGGATGAGATTTTTGGGAGAGAGAATTTTGTAAATTGTATTGCTGTTCAAGTAAAATCATCTGCTGGATTTAAAGTAGTTAATAAAGGCGTTATGGAAGTAATGGAGTATATTTTATTTTACGCTAAAAATAAATCTATGTTTTCTGAAAATAAGGTTTTTAAAAATGTTCCCTATGATGATAATTACAATCTTTTTGTAGAAAATATAAATGATGAAATTTCAGAGTGGAAAATCGCAAAATTAACAGATAAATTTCCATTAAAAGACTTAAATAGTATATCTAAACAGCTCAATATTAAACCAAAAGAATTGCAAAATTTAATTTTTTCAAAATTTGCACTTGAACATTTAAATCAAGTGTTTAGATACACAGCTATCAACGATGATGCTGGACAAGAAACTATTGATGCAAGAAATAAATCTATACTTGATAATAAAATTTATATTGTAGAAACATCAAAAGGAAAAAGATATATACATAAAGGAAATCAAATCTTTTTTTATTCTTCAAAAGTCAAAAATATAAATAATCAAATGGTTCCAGCTGAACAAATTTCTAATATATGGACTGATATTAGATGGGAAGGTATCGCAAGAGAGGGGCAGATAACATTAAAAAAAGGCAAAAAACCCGAAGCCTTAATAAAAAGAATTATAGAAATCTCTACAAACGAAAACGATCTTGTCCTAGACTTCTTTGCTGGCTCTGGCACGACTTTAGCAGTGGCACATAAGATGAAAAGGCGCTATATAGGTATCGAGCAGATGGAGTATATAGAGAGTATCACCAAAGAGAGATTAAAAAAGGTAATTGAGGGCGAACAAGGTGGGATTAGCAAAGCTGTAAGCTGGAGTGGCGGTGGAAATTTAATTTACTGCGAATTAGCTAGTTTAAATGCTAAATTTATAGAAAAAATAGAAAATTCAAGCGATGAAAATGAGCTAAATCAAATTTATGAAAATTTACAAAAATTAGCTTTTATAGATTATAGAGTGGATATACAAAATGATTTAAAAGATGATGAATTTTCAAATTTAGATTTTATAAATAAAAAGAGAATTCTCAAAAAATGCTTAGATAGAAATATGGATTATATCCCTTATGCTGATATGAATGATAGTGAGTATAAGATAGATGAGAGAGCTAAAAAGCTAAATAAAATATTTTATGGAGAAAATGATGGGTAA
- the nusA gene encoding transcription termination factor NusA: MEKILDIIESIAHEKNLSIDDVKARILKAFESAAKKLYGNQYEYEASIDPNSKNITLYQKILVVDEDDERLDNEHFISLDKARELDKTLEIGDSLNYEINIEDLGRSAAGVLSREIEYHIQRLIEEKIFEKYNAKVGSLVFGAVTRVDSDENTFIEIDEIRAVMSMKNRIKDEKFKVGDVVKCVIKSVKLDKKDGIKVELSRTSPKFLEALLKAEVPEIKDGGVIVQNSARIPGKKAKIALYSTTPNIDPVGATVGVKGVRINAVSNELNGENIDAIEYSNEPSIFVARALAPAIVSSVKIEGDKAIVSLVPEQKSKAIGVSGINIRLASMLTKYEIELQELSTQPNQINNEEGLKNLKALFGDL, from the coding sequence ATGGAGAAGATATTAGATATAATTGAGTCAATCGCTCATGAGAAAAATTTAAGCATTGATGATGTAAAAGCTCGAATTTTAAAGGCTTTTGAATCAGCTGCTAAGAAGCTTTATGGCAATCAATATGAGTATGAAGCATCGATAGATCCAAATAGCAAAAACATAACTCTATATCAAAAAATTTTAGTTGTAGATGAAGATGATGAGAGATTAGATAATGAGCATTTTATAAGTCTTGATAAGGCTAGAGAGCTTGATAAAACTCTTGAAATTGGTGATAGCTTAAACTATGAGATAAATATCGAAGACCTAGGCAGAAGCGCCGCTGGAGTGCTAAGCCGTGAGATAGAATATCACATCCAACGCCTTATAGAAGAGAAAATTTTTGAAAAATACAATGCCAAGGTTGGCTCACTAGTCTTTGGGGCAGTAACAAGAGTCGATAGCGATGAAAATACCTTTATAGAAATAGATGAGATTAGAGCTGTGATGAGTATGAAAAACCGCATTAAAGATGAGAAATTCAAAGTCGGCGATGTGGTAAAATGTGTTATAAAAAGTGTAAAATTAGATAAAAAAGATGGGATAAAAGTCGAGCTATCACGCACTTCGCCTAAATTTCTTGAAGCTCTATTAAAAGCTGAAGTCCCAGAGATCAAAGATGGTGGCGTAATCGTCCAAAATAGTGCTAGAATCCCAGGCAAAAAAGCCAAAATCGCCCTATACTCAACCACCCCAAATATCGATCCAGTCGGTGCTACAGTAGGTGTCAAGGGAGTTAGGATCAATGCTGTAAGCAATGAATTAAATGGCGAAAATATAGACGCTATCGAGTATAGCAATGAGCCATCAATATTTGTAGCAAGAGCCTTAGCCCCAGCTATCGTAAGCTCTGTAAAAATAGAAGGCGATAAGGCTATTGTATCTTTGGTACCAGAGCAAAAATCCAAAGCCATCGGCGTAAGCGGTATCAATATCAGATTAGCAAGTATGCTAACCAAATATGAGATCGAACTACAAGAGTTAAGCACCCAGCCAAATCAGATAAACAACGAAGAGGGGCTAAAAAATCTAAAAGCGCTATTTGGCGATCTGTGA
- a CDS encoding site-specific DNA-methyltransferase: MIKEDSLISDIKEHFNTLLNARSLAISNDERILEFLLVKSSFKNEYKERFFQAQYGALIFKKDEFLNFLDLRLLSHSYTSFSNKIGLGVSEKKFLKNSQNVVLNFPFKDCVLKGSQSKDDDKNTELFFNNILAKSEIDLLFAPKVLNKFELIGGGI, encoded by the coding sequence ATGATAAAAGAAGATAGCTTAATAAGCGACATTAAAGAGCATTTTAACACTCTTTTAAATGCTAGAAGCTTAGCAATTAGCAATGATGAGAGAATTTTGGAGTTTTTGCTAGTAAAATCAAGCTTTAAAAATGAGTATAAAGAGAGATTTTTTCAGGCACAATATGGGGCTTTAATCTTTAAAAAAGATGAGTTTTTAAATTTTTTAGATTTAAGATTGCTTAGTCATAGCTACACAAGTTTTTCAAACAAAATTGGCCTTGGAGTTAGCGAGAAAAAATTTCTTAAAAATAGCCAAAATGTGGTACTAAATTTCCCTTTTAAAGATTGTGTTTTAAAAGGCTCACAAAGCAAAGATGATGATAAAAATACAGAATTATTTTTTAATAATATCTTAGCTAAAAGTGAAATTGATCTGCTTTTTGCCCCAAAAGTGCTAAATAAATTTGAGCTAATTGGGGGGGGGATTTAG
- the uvrA gene encoding excinuclease ABC subunit UvrA produces MNDIIKIRGAKEHNLKNINLDIPKNRLVVFTGLSGSGKSTLAFDTLYAEGQRRYIESLSSYARQFLDKVGKPDVDHIDGLTPAIAIDQKSTSKNPRSTVGTITEIYDYLRLLYARIGIQHCPKCSKRVSKMSANDIIDQILKLPQSSKITILSPIVREKKGSFADTLESLKNKGFIRAMIDGVMVRLDEDIELSKTKKHTIKAVIDRVVVNSDNASRIADDVQKGLYESFGELEIEIANADELGLDNSHIHFSEHNACFDCKISFNALEPLSFSFNSPKGACPSCDGLGIRFSLDLNKIIDDNLSIEDGAIKVMYGFNKSYYYKFLIAFCEQNGIDIKTPYSKLDDDSKRLILYGNVKNIEFLWKRHRINKHFEGVLKVAYEILKDDKDFSEYMTEKVCESCGGDRLCADSLAVKVASKSIGEIINMSIENATKFFSNSDNFAHLSAQESLIATPILKEINERLFFLYDVGLGYISLGRDARTISGGEAQRIRIASQIGSGLSGVMYVLDEPSIGLHERDTLKLIKTLRNLQEKGNSVIVVEHDKKTIEAADYIVDIGPGAGVYGGEVVFQGTYKELLSSQTQTAQYLNGQKEINYYKGRKQKKWLNLSGITINNISNLSVKFPLSNLVGVTGVSGSGKSSLVLKALLPAAEIALNRARKFQILKGAKIEGLEQLDKVIYLDQSPIGRTPRSNPATYTGVMDEIRVLFAATKEAQIRGYKIGRFSFNVKGGRCEKCSGEGEIKVEMHFLPDISVICDACKGSRYNAQTLEIKYKGKNISEVLEMSADEALEFFSKVPKIHSKLKTICSVGLGYLTLGQPATTLSGGEAQRIKLAKELSRTDTGSTLYILDEPTTGLHFKDVDRLTSVLHHLVELGNSVVVIEHNLDVIKNCDYIVDMGPEGGAGGGKVIAKGSPVELAKGYKKSGSYTGKFLALELGME; encoded by the coding sequence ATGAATGACATTATCAAAATTAGAGGCGCTAAAGAGCATAATCTAAAAAATATTAACCTAGATATCCCAAAAAATAGATTAGTTGTATTTACAGGTCTTAGCGGTAGTGGCAAGAGTACTTTGGCTTTTGATACCTTATACGCTGAGGGACAAAGAAGATATATAGAATCACTCTCAAGCTACGCTAGGCAGTTTCTTGATAAGGTAGGAAAGCCCGATGTAGATCATATAGATGGGCTCACGCCAGCTATTGCAATTGACCAAAAAAGCACTAGCAAAAATCCACGCTCCACAGTCGGGACGATAACTGAAATTTATGATTATTTAAGATTATTATACGCTAGGATCGGTATCCAGCACTGCCCAAAATGCTCTAAAAGAGTATCTAAAATGAGCGCAAATGATATAATAGATCAAATTCTCAAACTCCCGCAAAGCTCTAAAATCACGATTTTATCCCCAATTGTAAGAGAGAAAAAAGGTAGCTTTGCTGATACTTTAGAGAGCTTAAAAAATAAGGGCTTTATAAGGGCTATGATAGATGGCGTGATGGTGAGATTGGATGAAGATATAGAGCTATCAAAGACCAAAAAGCACACTATAAAAGCCGTAATTGATAGGGTTGTAGTAAATAGCGATAACGCTTCTAGGATAGCAGATGATGTCCAAAAGGGGCTTTATGAGAGTTTTGGTGAGCTTGAGATTGAGATAGCTAACGCTGATGAGCTTGGCTTAGATAACTCTCATATACATTTTAGCGAGCATAATGCTTGTTTTGATTGTAAAATTAGCTTTAATGCTCTTGAACCACTTAGTTTTAGCTTTAACTCACCTAAGGGTGCTTGTCCTAGCTGTGATGGGCTAGGAATTCGATTTAGCTTGGATTTAAATAAGATAATTGATGATAATTTAAGCATTGAAGATGGTGCGATAAAGGTTATGTATGGATTTAATAAGAGCTATTATTATAAATTTTTAATAGCATTTTGCGAACAAAATGGCATTGATATCAAAACTCCATACTCCAAGCTTGATGATGATTCTAAGAGACTTATACTTTATGGAAATGTAAAAAATATCGAATTTTTATGGAAACGACATAGGATTAATAAGCATTTTGAAGGGGTTTTGAAAGTTGCTTATGAAATTTTAAAAGATGATAAAGATTTTAGCGAGTATATGACTGAAAAAGTATGCGAAAGTTGCGGTGGTGATAGATTGTGTGCTGATAGCCTAGCTGTCAAAGTAGCCTCTAAATCAATAGGCGAAATCATAAATATGAGCATAGAAAATGCTACTAAATTTTTTAGCAATAGTGATAATTTCGCTCATTTAAGCGCTCAAGAGAGTTTGATCGCTACACCGATTTTAAAAGAGATAAATGAGAGATTATTTTTCTTATATGATGTTGGGCTTGGCTATATTAGCCTTGGTAGGGATGCTAGAACTATCAGTGGCGGTGAGGCTCAACGAATAAGAATCGCTAGTCAAATAGGCAGTGGATTAAGCGGGGTTATGTATGTGCTAGATGAGCCTAGTATCGGACTTCATGAGAGAGATACTCTAAAGCTTATTAAAACCTTAAGAAATCTACAAGAAAAGGGTAATAGCGTAATTGTCGTAGAGCATGATAAAAAGACTATTGAAGCAGCTGATTATATAGTAGATATCGGCCCTGGGGCTGGAGTTTATGGCGGAGAAGTGGTATTTCAAGGTACATATAAAGAGCTATTAAGCTCACAAACCCAAACCGCACAATACCTAAATGGTCAAAAAGAGATAAACTACTATAAAGGCCGAAAACAAAAAAAATGGTTAAATTTGAGTGGTATAACTATAAATAATATCTCAAATTTAAGTGTCAAATTCCCACTTAGTAATCTTGTAGGCGTTACTGGTGTGAGTGGTAGCGGTAAAAGCTCATTAGTGCTTAAAGCTCTACTTCCAGCAGCTGAAATAGCATTAAATAGAGCTAGAAAATTTCAAATTTTAAAAGGGGCCAAGATAGAGGGCTTAGAGCAATTAGATAAGGTCATCTATCTAGACCAAAGCCCAATAGGTAGAACTCCACGCTCAAATCCCGCTACATACACAGGCGTGATGGATGAGATAAGAGTGCTATTTGCTGCGACAAAAGAGGCACAAATCAGAGGGTATAAAATCGGCCGATTTAGCTTCAATGTCAAAGGCGGTAGATGCGAAAAGTGTAGTGGAGAGGGCGAGATAAAGGTTGAGATGCACTTTTTGCCCGATATTAGCGTGATTTGTGATGCGTGTAAGGGAAGTAGATATAATGCTCAAACTTTAGAGATCAAATACAAAGGCAAGAATATATCAGAAGTTTTGGAGATGAGTGCTGATGAGGCTTTGGAGTTTTTTTCTAAGGTGCCTAAAATCCACTCTAAACTAAAAACCATTTGCTCTGTTGGCCTAGGATATCTCACACTAGGACAGCCAGCTACTACGCTAAGTGGCGGTGAGGCTCAACGCATTAAACTAGCCAAAGAGCTTAGTCGCACAGACACCGGCTCTACTCTTTATATCTTAGATGAGCCTACTACGGGGCTGCATTTTAAGGATGTAGATAGGCTTACTAGTGTGCTTCATCATCTTGTTGAATTAGGAAATTCAGTTGTGGTGATAGAACATAATTTAGATGTGATTAAAAATTGTGATTATATCGTTGATATGGGGCCAGAAGGTGGTGCAGGTGGCGGTAAGGTGATCGCCAAAGGCAGTCCAGTAGAATTAGCCAAAGGATATAAAAAAAGTGGCTCATACACCGGAAAATTCCTAGCCTTAGAGCTTGGAATGGAGTGA